In Antedon mediterranea chromosome 10, ecAntMedi1.1, whole genome shotgun sequence, one genomic interval encodes:
- the LOC140059906 gene encoding transmembrane protein 62-like isoform X2: MQSLIKLYQNIIPCIDHNRQGGKITWSIMLRVFGILGIIVLLLVLLWSWGWEIAKEFYTKPVTFEGIRHPNDQKAPYPGGNMDNLWWFVHISDIHLSRFKDPSRTEEFKVFCNEDLNAINPPLVLATGDLTDAKKPDHIGSEQYEIEWKSYWSILKLANIPERTHWVDVRGNHDLFHVLSKNDDSSYFRKYSISGQKGDVSSFVVEKKFSFGTYSFVAVDALLDPGPGRPFNFFGAIEEPELKKIEDLSQTTLKSNQTVFFGHYPTSIIVTDHARLSNILQNGIAYLCGHLHNLMGGVSDMQTLQRTGSLELEVKDWKVNRIYRVVAFDHDMLSFAEKRFGEWPLVVITNPKAARFMAPKHEPLGKIQHSTHIRLLVFSPNKIVSVTVFINEEQVGQAEHVEGPLYVLPWKPNNFAEGMHNMKVIAKDSANQVSESSQEFSMDGSRPLQRLAGAIVLMTDIPALFLSLYVIEVLVLVIPLIVIRRNTRPIPNYQQDAISKALIYLVYHDFFFYPQFSANLPQFSVAFFYFRLPARCHFQSLNIPCLSRFLLLSTIQCKSPTIQCCILLFQITSKMPFPKP, translated from the exons ATGCAAAGCCTTATCAAGTTATATCAGAATATAATACCTTGTATAGACCATAACAG GCAGGGTGGAAAAATAACGTGGAGCATTATGTTGCGTGTGTTTGGCATACTAGGAATCATAGTGCTACTACTAGTATTACTCTGGTCATGGGGCTGGGAAATAGCGAAGGAATTCTACACAAAACCAGTGACATTTGAAGGAATCCGACATCCAAATGATCAGAAGGCTCCCTATCCTGGTGGAAATATGGACAATCTATGGTGGTTTGTAcat ATATCAGACATTCATCTATCAAGATTTAAAGATCCGTCAAGGACTGAAGAATTTAAAGTGTTTTGTAATGAGGACTTGAATGCAATAAATCCTCCTTTAGTACTTGCAACAG gtGATTTAACAGATGCTAAAAAACCTGATCACATTGGCTCTGAACAATATGAAATAGAATGGAAGTCATATTGGAGTATATTAAAATTAGCAAATATACCAGAAAGAACGCATTGGGTTGATGTCCGAGGAAACCATG atttatttcatgttttatcCAAAAATGATGATAGTAGCTATTTTAG AAAGTATTCCATTTCTGGCCAAAAAGGTGATGTTAGCTCCTTCGTAGTAGAAAAAAAGTTTTCGTTTGGTACATATTCTTTTGTGGCAGTTGATGCTCTGTTAGATCCAGGCCCAGGAAGGCCATTTAATTTCTTTGGCGCAATAGAAGAG CCCGAATTAAAGAAAATTGAAGATCTTTCACAAACAACTTTAAAAAGCAACCAAACCGTTTTCTTTGGTCATTATCCAACATCCATCATCGTAACCGACCATGCACGACTATCAAATATTTTGCA AAATGGAATTGCGTACTTGTGCGGTCATTTGCATAACCTCATGGGTGGTGTCAGTGACATGCAAACGTTGCAGCGGACTGGGTCGTTAGAGCTTGAGGTCAAGGACTGGAAGGTCAATCGCAT ataccGGGTAGTGGCGTTTGACCATGATATGTTATCATTTGCTGAAAAACGTTTTGGTGAATGGCCTCTCGTTGTCATCACAAACCCTAAAGCAGCACGTTTTATGGCGCCAAAACATGAACCATTGGGGAAAATTCAGCATTCAACGCATATACG TTTGCTTGTATTTTCACCCAATAAGATTGTCTCTGTGACTGTGTTTATAAACGAAGAGCAAGTAGGCCAAGCGGAACATGTAGAAGGACCACTATATGTATTACCATGGAAACCAAACAATTTCGCAGAAGGGATGCATAATATGAAAGTTATTGCTAAA gaTTCTGCAAATCAAGTATCAGAGTCTAGTCAAGAATTTTCTATGGATGGCAGCCGACCTCTACAGCGGCTAGCTGGGGCAATCGTACTCATGACGGATATTCCAGCATTG TTCCTATCTCTGTATGTAATTGAAGTTTTAGTACTAGTCATTCCACTAATTGTTATACGAAGAAACACAAGACCAATACCAA attaCCAGCAAGATGCCATTTCCAAAGCCTTAATATACCTTGTTTATCACGATTTCTTCTTCTATCCACAATTCAGTGCAAATCTCCCACAATTCAGTGTTGCattcttttatttcagattaCCAGCAAGATGCCATTTCCAAAGCCTTAATATACCTTGTTTATCACGATTTCTTCTTCTATCCACAATTCAGTGCAAATCTCCCACAATTCAGTGTTGCattcttttatttcagattaCCAGCAAGATGCCATTTCCAAAGCCTTAA
- the LOC140059906 gene encoding transmembrane protein 62-like isoform X1, with product MQSLIKLYQNIIPCIDHNRQGGKITWSIMLRVFGILGIIVLLLVLLWSWGWEIAKEFYTKPVTFEGIRHPNDQKAPYPGGNMDNLWWFVHISDIHLSRFKDPSRTEEFKVFCNEDLNAINPPLVLATGDLTDAKKPDHIGSEQYEIEWKSYWSILKLANIPERTHWVDVRGNHDLFHVLSKNDDSSYFRKYSISGQKGDVSSFVVEKKFSFGTYSFVAVDALLDPGPGRPFNFFGAIEEPELKKIEDLSQTTLKSNQTVFFGHYPTSIIVTDHARLSNILQNGIAYLCGHLHNLMGGVSDMQTLQRTGSLELEVKDWKVNRIYRVVAFDHDMLSFAEKRFGEWPLVVITNPKAARFMAPKHEPLGKIQHSTHIRLLVFSPNKIVSVTVFINEEQVGQAEHVEGPLYVLPWKPNNFAEGMHNMKVIAKDSANQVSESSQEFSMDGSRPLQRLAGAIVLMTDIPALFLSLYVIEVLVLVIPLIVIRRNTRPIPNYQQDAISKALVYLVHHDFFFYSLLLMGLYPAIGPWIFGQMVQDRVGVSLLYGIYVEGKWIPEKFSYTIIFMDMLLIQLPITIFLAVCISYRKNQTIQRVRFKSGPIVQFVKNVFKVVGGLVCHALLIPAIIWQWYECVCIRRCYGTLGLFLSPAFLWRFVLFFVLILQAYVVGRKQTNPGNGKS from the exons ATGCAAAGCCTTATCAAGTTATATCAGAATATAATACCTTGTATAGACCATAACAG GCAGGGTGGAAAAATAACGTGGAGCATTATGTTGCGTGTGTTTGGCATACTAGGAATCATAGTGCTACTACTAGTATTACTCTGGTCATGGGGCTGGGAAATAGCGAAGGAATTCTACACAAAACCAGTGACATTTGAAGGAATCCGACATCCAAATGATCAGAAGGCTCCCTATCCTGGTGGAAATATGGACAATCTATGGTGGTTTGTAcat ATATCAGACATTCATCTATCAAGATTTAAAGATCCGTCAAGGACTGAAGAATTTAAAGTGTTTTGTAATGAGGACTTGAATGCAATAAATCCTCCTTTAGTACTTGCAACAG gtGATTTAACAGATGCTAAAAAACCTGATCACATTGGCTCTGAACAATATGAAATAGAATGGAAGTCATATTGGAGTATATTAAAATTAGCAAATATACCAGAAAGAACGCATTGGGTTGATGTCCGAGGAAACCATG atttatttcatgttttatcCAAAAATGATGATAGTAGCTATTTTAG AAAGTATTCCATTTCTGGCCAAAAAGGTGATGTTAGCTCCTTCGTAGTAGAAAAAAAGTTTTCGTTTGGTACATATTCTTTTGTGGCAGTTGATGCTCTGTTAGATCCAGGCCCAGGAAGGCCATTTAATTTCTTTGGCGCAATAGAAGAG CCCGAATTAAAGAAAATTGAAGATCTTTCACAAACAACTTTAAAAAGCAACCAAACCGTTTTCTTTGGTCATTATCCAACATCCATCATCGTAACCGACCATGCACGACTATCAAATATTTTGCA AAATGGAATTGCGTACTTGTGCGGTCATTTGCATAACCTCATGGGTGGTGTCAGTGACATGCAAACGTTGCAGCGGACTGGGTCGTTAGAGCTTGAGGTCAAGGACTGGAAGGTCAATCGCAT ataccGGGTAGTGGCGTTTGACCATGATATGTTATCATTTGCTGAAAAACGTTTTGGTGAATGGCCTCTCGTTGTCATCACAAACCCTAAAGCAGCACGTTTTATGGCGCCAAAACATGAACCATTGGGGAAAATTCAGCATTCAACGCATATACG TTTGCTTGTATTTTCACCCAATAAGATTGTCTCTGTGACTGTGTTTATAAACGAAGAGCAAGTAGGCCAAGCGGAACATGTAGAAGGACCACTATATGTATTACCATGGAAACCAAACAATTTCGCAGAAGGGATGCATAATATGAAAGTTATTGCTAAA gaTTCTGCAAATCAAGTATCAGAGTCTAGTCAAGAATTTTCTATGGATGGCAGCCGACCTCTACAGCGGCTAGCTGGGGCAATCGTACTCATGACGGATATTCCAGCATTG TTCCTATCTCTGTATGTAATTGAAGTTTTAGTACTAGTCATTCCACTAATTGTTATACGAAGAAACACAAGACCAATACCAA attaCCAGCAAGATGCCATTTCCAAAGCCTTAGTATACCTTGTTCATCACGATTTCTTCTTCTATTCTTTGCTGTTAATGGGACTATATCCAGCAATCG GCCCATGGATATTTGGTCAGATGGTACAAGATAGAGTTGGAGTTTCCTTATTGTATGGTATTTATGTTGAAGGTAAATGGATTCCAGAAAAGTTTTcatatactataatatttatGGAT atgCTACTAATTCAACTACCAATAACAATTTTTCTTGCTGTTTGCATTTCGTATCGTAAAAATCAAACGATTCAACGTGTGCGCTTCAAATCCGGACCAATAGTACAATTTGTGAAAAACGTTTTTAAAGTGGTTGGCGGGTTGGTTTGTCACGCTCTATTAATTCCCGCAATTATATGGCAGTGGTATGAATGTGTATGTATACGACGATGCTATGGTACACTCGGATTATTCTTATCGCCAGCATTTTTATGGCGGTTTGTTCTCTTCTTTGTACTCATTCTCCAAGCTTATGTAGTCGGTAGAAAACAGACAAATCCGGGTAACGGAAAGTCCTAA
- the LOC140059945 gene encoding ubiquitin thioesterase OTUB1-like, whose product MADNENLDAESIDNKKKIKLSEPDIISDVGRAKDEDIIAQEDRIQNEIKENTGLIGAKEDLSSLLEQYADDEVYQQKIRELRGRYHHVRKSRPDGNCFFRSFGYAYMEYLLSDKEELHRFKEIALKSKDELVSLGFPTFTIEEFHETFMEVIDQVETHPSIEDIQMTFNDQSTSDYIVVYLRLLTSGQLQKQADFYASFIEGNRTVREFCHQEVEPMAKESDHIHIIALSSKLQVGVRVVYLDRGSTEKANQHDFPDDWEPKMTLLYRPGHYDILYA is encoded by the exons ATGGCAGACAATGAGAATTTAGATGCAGAGAGTATAGataacaaaaagaaaattaagtTATCTGAGCCAGATATAATATCAGATGTTG GGAGAGCCAAAGATGAAGACATCATTGCCCAAGAAGATCGAATTCAGAATGag ATCAAAGAAAACACTGGCTTGATTGGCGCAAAAGAAGACTTGTCATCTTTACTTGAGCAATATGCAGATGATGAAGTTTACCAACAGAAGATTAGG GAACTTAGAGGGCGATATCACCATGTTAGGAAATCGCGACCAGATGGTAACTGTTTTTTCCGATCATTTGGATATGCTTATATGGAATATCTACTCTCAGACAAGGAAGAATTGCACAG ATTTAAAgaaattgctttaaaaagtAAGGATGAATTAGTTAGTCTTGGTTTTCCAACATTTACGATAGAAGAATTCCATGAAACA TTTATGGAAGTAATAGATCAAGTAGAAACGCATCCATCCATAGAAGATATACAGATGACATTTAACGATCAATCTACGTCAGATTACATTGTAGTGTATCTTAGATTATTAACTTCAGGGCAGTTACAAAAGCAAGCCGATTTCTATGCTAGTTTTATCGAGGGTAATAGAACTGTAAGAGAGTTCTGTCATcaa gAAGTAGAACCAATGGCCAAAGAAAGTGATCATATACACATAATAGCGCTAAGCTCGAAACTACAAGTTGGCGTACGTGTTGTTTACTTAGATCGTGGCAGTACAGAGAAAGCCAATCAGCACGACTTTCCAGATGATTGGGAGCCCAAAATGACTCTACTATATCGTCCTGGTCACTATGATATATTGTATGCATAG